One part of the Drosophila santomea strain STO CAGO 1482 unplaced genomic scaffold, Prin_Dsan_1.1 Segkk79_quiver_pilon_misjoin1_scaf, whole genome shotgun sequence genome encodes these proteins:
- the LOC120457717 gene encoding uncharacterized protein LOC120457717 produces MFKIALCLLALASGSLAASIGQVDSTTEKREIVPLLKFETNKNPDGSFHFSYEGGDQSMRQEQGMIENAGTEDEALEVSGMYSYIDADGNTVEVHYTAGKNGFVPIGTIIPKEITELAKSAALLPKVPEDEQKYRKARSQELEKKEAAVEKEAVPVEKEEPLVAKESVVVEKSEPLPAESQVVPVQVVLDAVPEAEVKSAIAAETETEKKVETKTA; encoded by the coding sequence ATGTTCAAGATCGCCCTCTGCTTGTTGGCCCTGGCCAGTGGATCTCTGGCCGCCAGCATTGGCCAGGTGGACAGCACCACCGAGAAACGCGAGATTGTGCCCCTGCTGAAGTTCGAGACAAACAAGAACCCCGACGGCTCCTTCCACTTTAGCTACGAGGGCGGTGACCAGTCCATGCGCCAGGAGCAGGGCATGATCGAGAACGCCGGTACCGAGGACGAGGCCCTGGAGGTCTCCGGCATGTACAGCTACATCGACGCCGATGGCAACACCGTGGAGGTGCACTACACAGCCGGCAAGAACGGATTCGTGCCCATTGGCACCATCATCCCCAAGGAGATAACCGAGCTGGCTAAGTCAGCCGCCCTCCTGCCCAAGGTTCCCGAGGATGAGCAGAAGTACCGCAAGGCCCGCTCCCAGGAACTGGAAAAGAAGGAGGCTGCTGTCGAGAAAGAAGCCGTTCCCGTCGAGAAGGAGGAGCCTTTGGTGGCCAAGGAATCGGTTGTGGTGGAGAAATCCGAGCCCCTGCCCGCCGAGTCCCAGGTGGTGCCCGTCCAGGTGGTCCTCGATGCCGTGCCCGAGGCGGAGGTCAAGAGCGCCATTGCGGCTGAGACCGAGACGGAGAAGAAGGTTGAGACCAAGACTGCCTAA